One region of Agrobacterium tumefaciens genomic DNA includes:
- the serB gene encoding phosphoserine phosphatase SerB encodes MAFVATLIANPSNPVLTPALGEAAATAVNASGLYWLADGIACDIALPSGTDAEQARDAIAGVLSGQPIDIVVQEQDKRRKKLLIADMDSTMIGQECIDELAAEVGLKDKVSTITARAMNGEIAFEPALRERVALLKGLPVSVIDDVIEKRITLTSGGKELIATMKAKGYYTALVSGGFTVFTSRVAAMLGFDENRANLLGEADGQLDGTVAEPILGKQAKVDALNDIAAKLGISPDEAMAVGDGANDLGMLHLAGAGVALHAKPAVAAEAQMRIDHGDLTALLYIQGYRKTDFVVP; translated from the coding sequence ATGGCTTTCGTTGCCACGCTTATCGCCAATCCGTCAAATCCTGTTCTGACACCGGCCCTCGGCGAAGCGGCCGCCACTGCCGTAAACGCATCCGGTCTCTACTGGCTGGCCGATGGCATCGCCTGCGATATTGCCCTGCCCTCTGGCACCGATGCCGAACAGGCACGTGACGCGATTGCCGGCGTGCTTTCGGGCCAGCCGATCGATATCGTCGTTCAGGAACAGGACAAGCGCCGCAAGAAGCTTCTGATCGCCGATATGGATTCGACCATGATCGGTCAGGAATGCATCGACGAGCTGGCCGCCGAAGTGGGATTGAAGGACAAGGTTTCCACGATTACCGCCCGCGCCATGAATGGCGAAATCGCTTTTGAGCCGGCGCTCCGCGAGCGCGTGGCGCTGCTGAAGGGCCTGCCGGTCTCCGTCATCGATGACGTCATTGAAAAGCGCATCACGCTGACATCAGGCGGCAAGGAGCTGATCGCCACCATGAAGGCGAAAGGTTACTATACCGCCCTCGTTTCCGGCGGTTTCACGGTCTTCACCAGCCGGGTGGCTGCGATGCTGGGATTTGATGAGAACCGCGCGAATCTTCTCGGCGAGGCCGATGGCCAGTTGGATGGCACCGTTGCCGAACCGATCCTCGGCAAACAGGCCAAGGTGGATGCGCTGAACGATATCGCCGCAAAGCTCGGCATCTCGCCGGACGAGGCAATGGCGGTCGGCGATGGCGCCAACGATCTCGGCATGCTGCATCTGGCCGGCGCGGGCGTTGCCCTGCACGCCAAGCCCGCCGTCGCCGCCGAGGCGCAGATGCGCATCGACCATGGCGACCTGACCGCACTCCTTTACATTCAGGGTTACCGCAAGACGGATTTTGTCGTTCCATGA
- a CDS encoding GNAT family N-acetyltransferase, translating to MIIRETSRLILREWKESDRNLFREINADEKVMEFFPFRRSHAEADAVLETINGMIRGSFYAMELRETGEVMGFCGISPVMNLDPPFPLGTMEIGWRLATRFWGHGYVTEAAQSLLVMAFDEKETPEIVSFAVHDNQRSTRVMERIGLKRDPSRDFDHPRVPEDTHPHLRPHVTYALTLAEWRERRAQ from the coding sequence ATGATCATCCGCGAAACATCAAGGCTCATTCTGCGCGAGTGGAAGGAGAGCGACCGCAATCTGTTCCGCGAAATCAACGCCGACGAAAAGGTCATGGAATTTTTTCCCTTCCGCCGCAGCCATGCGGAAGCGGATGCGGTTCTCGAAACCATCAACGGCATGATCCGCGGCAGCTTCTACGCCATGGAACTGCGCGAAACCGGTGAGGTTATGGGATTTTGCGGCATATCGCCGGTCATGAACCTCGATCCGCCCTTCCCGCTCGGAACCATGGAAATCGGCTGGCGGCTCGCCACCCGCTTCTGGGGTCACGGCTATGTCACCGAGGCCGCGCAATCGCTGCTCGTCATGGCTTTTGACGAAAAGGAAACGCCGGAAATCGTCTCCTTTGCCGTCCATGACAACCAGCGTTCGACGCGGGTGATGGAACGTATCGGCCTCAAGCGTGACCCGTCACGAGACTTCGACCACCCGCGCGTCCCGGAAGACACCCATCCGCATCTGCGCCCGCATGTGACCTATGCGCTGACGCTCGCGGAGTGGCGGGAACGACGAGCGCAGTAG
- a CDS encoding SDR family oxidoreductase: MKLLENKVAIITGASSGIGRATARLFAEQGAAVIINARGAEALEDVASAIRQAGGRVHPVAGDVTVAETHARLTDAATTVFGGLDIAVNNAGAVGATKPLAEISVEEWDHVITANLTSAFLGVRSQIPAMLKRGGGSVVFISSFVGTSAGIPGMAAYGTAKAALMGLVKGITADYAFKGIRANALLPGGVDTPMAGDAAQKEWAAGLHAMKRIAEPEELAQAALFLSSPMSSFVAGSALFADGGNAAVK, encoded by the coding sequence ATGAAATTATTGGAAAACAAGGTTGCGATCATCACTGGCGCGTCATCCGGCATCGGCCGGGCGACGGCAAGGCTGTTTGCCGAACAGGGCGCGGCCGTCATTATCAACGCGCGTGGTGCCGAAGCACTCGAGGACGTGGCTTCCGCCATTCGCCAGGCCGGCGGTCGTGTTCACCCCGTGGCGGGTGACGTCACAGTTGCGGAAACCCATGCCCGTCTGACGGATGCGGCCACGACCGTCTTTGGCGGTCTCGATATCGCCGTCAACAATGCCGGTGCCGTTGGGGCAACAAAACCGCTTGCGGAGATTTCGGTAGAGGAATGGGATCACGTGATCACCGCCAACCTCACTTCCGCATTTCTCGGCGTGCGCAGCCAGATCCCTGCGATGTTGAAGCGGGGAGGAGGTTCGGTCGTCTTCATCTCCAGCTTCGTCGGCACCAGCGCCGGCATACCCGGCATGGCAGCCTATGGCACCGCCAAGGCGGCGCTGATGGGGCTGGTGAAGGGCATTACTGCCGACTACGCCTTCAAGGGAATTCGCGCCAATGCACTGCTTCCCGGCGGAGTCGATACGCCGATGGCGGGAGATGCGGCCCAGAAGGAGTGGGCTGCGGGGCTGCATGCGATGAAGCGCATTGCGGAACCGGAGGAACTGGCGCAGGCCGCCCTTTTTCTCTCCAGCCCCATGTCGAGCTTTGTTGCCGGATCGGCCCTGTTTGCCGACGGCGGAAATGCGGCGGTGAAGTAA
- a CDS encoding Do family serine endopeptidase: MAVTLLSPFRSSIAAVAGFALVAGSLSAPVAAWAQSHGPASVADLAAPLLDAVVNISTSQNVKTEGKGPVPPKLPEGSPFQEFFKDYFDNQKPEGGDKVSSLGSGFVIDPAGYIVTNNHVIEGADAIEVIFPNGSKLKATLVGTDTKTDLSVLKVEPKAPLKAVKFGDSRSMRIGDWVMAVGNPFGLGGSLTVGVVSARGRNINAGPYDNFIQTDAAINKGNSGGPLFNMKGEVIGINTAIISPSGGSIGIGFAVPTELAQNIVEQLIQFGETRRGWLGVRVQPVTDDVAASLGMEAAKGALISGVAKGGPVENGPIQAGDIVLKFDGKDIHEMRDLLRIVAESPVGKEVDVVVFRDGKEETVKVKLGQLQDAPDEKAATDDPQAEDGDGGMVVPDDKGGSDDQAQDQTPEVREAPQRVLGMNLVVLSNELRTEKGIAESVEGVLVASVDQGSPAEQKGMKAGDVIVEVGQDFMEVPGDVLVRVNGLKSEGRKNAHMMVADAQGNLRVVALPLE, from the coding sequence ATGGCCGTGACCCTTCTTTCGCCTTTTCGCAGCAGCATTGCCGCAGTCGCGGGCTTCGCACTTGTGGCGGGTAGCCTTTCGGCACCGGTTGCGGCATGGGCGCAGAGCCATGGGCCGGCATCGGTCGCCGATCTTGCCGCACCGCTTCTTGATGCGGTGGTGAATATTTCGACGTCGCAGAACGTCAAGACCGAGGGCAAAGGGCCTGTGCCGCCGAAACTGCCGGAAGGTTCGCCTTTCCAGGAGTTCTTCAAGGATTATTTCGACAACCAGAAACCGGAAGGCGGCGACAAGGTCAGTTCGCTGGGATCCGGCTTCGTTATCGATCCGGCTGGCTACATCGTCACCAACAATCACGTCATTGAGGGCGCAGACGCCATCGAGGTGATTTTCCCGAATGGTTCGAAGCTGAAGGCAACGCTGGTCGGCACTGATACCAAGACCGATCTTTCCGTTTTGAAGGTTGAGCCGAAGGCTCCGCTGAAGGCAGTCAAGTTCGGCGATTCGCGCAGCATGCGCATCGGTGACTGGGTCATGGCCGTTGGCAATCCCTTCGGCCTCGGTGGATCGTTGACTGTCGGCGTCGTTTCCGCGCGCGGGCGTAACATCAATGCCGGTCCCTATGACAACTTCATCCAGACGGATGCTGCAATCAACAAGGGCAATTCCGGCGGTCCGCTCTTTAACATGAAGGGTGAGGTGATCGGCATCAATACGGCGATCATTTCGCCGAGCGGCGGTTCGATTGGCATCGGTTTCGCGGTTCCGACGGAACTCGCCCAGAATATCGTCGAGCAGCTCATCCAATTCGGCGAAACCCGCCGTGGCTGGCTCGGCGTGCGCGTCCAGCCGGTTACCGACGACGTGGCCGCAAGCCTTGGCATGGAAGCGGCAAAGGGTGCCTTGATTTCCGGCGTGGCCAAGGGTGGCCCGGTGGAAAACGGCCCGATCCAGGCCGGCGATATCGTGCTGAAATTCGACGGCAAGGATATTCACGAGATGCGTGACCTCTTGAGGATCGTGGCGGAAAGCCCGGTCGGCAAGGAAGTCGATGTCGTGGTCTTCCGTGACGGAAAGGAAGAGACCGTCAAGGTAAAGCTTGGCCAGTTGCAGGATGCGCCTGATGAAAAGGCCGCAACCGACGATCCGCAGGCCGAGGACGGTGACGGCGGCATGGTCGTGCCTGATGACAAGGGCGGTTCCGACGATCAGGCGCAGGACCAGACGCCGGAGGTGCGCGAAGCGCCGCAGCGCGTGCTCGGCATGAACCTCGTAGTGCTGAGCAACGAGTTGCGGACGGAGAAGGGCATTGCCGAAAGCGTCGAAGGCGTGCTTGTCGCCAGCGTCGATCAGGGTTCGCCGGCCGAACAGAAGGGCATGAAGGCGGGTGATGTCATCGTCGAGGTCGGACAGGACTTCATGGAGGTTCCGGGCGACGTGCTTGTGCGTGTCAACGGCCTGAAATCCGAGGGTCGCAAGAATGCGCATATGATGGTTGCCGATGCACAGGGCAATCTACGCGTCGTGGCGCTGCCGCTGGAGTAA
- the hflC gene encoding protease modulator HflC: MSNRLTAVLVGLAAVLFLAYSSIFVVTERQQAIVVRFGQIQDVKTAPGLYFKLPFAFMDADRVQYIENRALRFDHDNIRVQVSGGKFYEVDAFVVYRITDARRFRQTVSGDQMSAESRLRTRLDASLRRVYGLRGFESALSDARASMMQEVRDDLRPDAESLGVSIVDVRIRRTDLTQEVSQQTFERMKSERLAEAELIRARGNEAAQRRRAIADRQVVEFESDAQRQSEVLRGEGDAERNRVFGEAFQRDPSFFEFYRSMAAYSSALSGTGTTLVLSPDSTFFRYFNDINGAPSTAPAAPAAPPAN, from the coding sequence ATGAGCAACCGTCTTACGGCCGTTCTCGTCGGTCTCGCCGCCGTGCTTTTCCTGGCCTATTCGTCGATCTTCGTCGTCACCGAGCGCCAGCAGGCCATCGTTGTGCGCTTCGGTCAGATCCAGGACGTGAAAACGGCGCCGGGCCTCTATTTCAAGCTGCCCTTCGCCTTCATGGATGCCGATCGGGTGCAATATATCGAGAACCGGGCGCTGCGCTTCGATCACGACAACATCCGTGTTCAGGTTTCCGGTGGCAAGTTCTACGAGGTTGATGCCTTTGTGGTCTATCGCATCACGGATGCCCGCCGCTTCCGGCAGACGGTCTCCGGTGACCAGATGTCGGCGGAATCGCGTCTACGCACTCGTCTCGACGCGTCGTTGCGCCGGGTCTACGGTCTTCGCGGCTTCGAATCGGCGCTTTCGGATGCGCGCGCATCGATGATGCAGGAAGTACGTGACGATCTGCGTCCCGATGCGGAATCGCTTGGCGTCAGCATCGTGGATGTCCGTATCCGCCGCACCGATCTCACGCAGGAAGTCTCGCAGCAGACCTTCGAGCGTATGAAGTCGGAACGTCTGGCCGAAGCCGAGCTGATCCGCGCCCGCGGTAACGAGGCGGCACAGCGTCGTCGCGCTATTGCCGACCGTCAGGTCGTGGAATTCGAATCCGACGCCCAGCGTCAGTCCGAAGTCCTGCGCGGTGAAGGCGATGCGGAGCGTAACCGGGTCTTCGGCGAAGCTTTCCAGCGCGACCCGAGCTTCTTCGAGTTCTATCGTTCCATGGCGGCCTATTCCAGCGCGCTGTCTGGAACCGGCACTACGCTGGTCCTGTCTCCCGACTCGACCTTCTTCCGTTATTTCAACGACATCAACGGTGCTCCATCCACGGCTCCGGCCGCACCTGCCGCACCGCCGGCAAATTGA
- the hflK gene encoding FtsH protease activity modulator HflK — protein sequence MPWSNQNGGGGPWGGGGGGGNNQGGGGGPWGQGPNRPRGGGGGNGGPPDLEEIIRRSQDRFKNVLPGGFNGGAIAIVALVVLVFLGIQSIYTVQPDERGVELRFGRPKDEISMPGLHFHLWPIETVEIVKVTEQQQNIGSRASSSSANGVMLTGDQNIVNVQFSVLYTVSDPKSYLFNVDSPAETLQQVSESAMREIVGRRPAQDIFRDNRQAIAADVRTIIQSTMDGYGAGISINAVAIEDAAPPREVADAFDEVQRAEQDEDRFVQEANQYANQKLGAARGQAAQIIEEANAYKSRVVNEAEGEAQRFISIYDQYRTAPDVTRQRMFLETMEQVLKGSNKVIIDEKQGVVPYLPLNEIMRGNPGAAQQGGN from the coding sequence ATGCCCTGGAGCAATCAGAATGGCGGCGGCGGCCCTTGGGGCGGCGGCGGTGGTGGCGGAAACAACCAGGGCGGCGGAGGCGGCCCATGGGGGCAGGGACCTAACCGGCCTCGCGGCGGTGGCGGCGGCAATGGCGGCCCGCCCGATCTGGAAGAGATCATCCGGCGCAGCCAGGACCGCTTCAAGAATGTCCTGCCGGGCGGGTTCAATGGCGGCGCGATTGCGATCGTCGCTCTCGTCGTTCTGGTTTTCCTCGGCATTCAGTCCATCTACACCGTCCAGCCGGACGAGCGCGGCGTGGAGCTGCGTTTCGGGCGTCCGAAGGATGAGATTTCGATGCCCGGCCTGCATTTCCATCTGTGGCCGATCGAGACGGTTGAAATCGTCAAGGTGACCGAACAGCAGCAGAATATCGGTTCGCGCGCTTCGTCTTCCTCCGCGAACGGCGTGATGCTGACCGGTGACCAGAATATCGTCAACGTGCAGTTCTCGGTGCTCTATACGGTTTCCGATCCGAAATCCTACCTCTTCAACGTCGACAGCCCGGCTGAGACCTTGCAGCAGGTTTCCGAAAGCGCGATGCGCGAAATCGTCGGCCGTCGTCCCGCACAGGACATTTTCCGTGACAACCGTCAGGCGATCGCGGCGGATGTGCGCACCATCATCCAGTCCACCATGGACGGATACGGGGCCGGCATCTCCATCAATGCTGTCGCCATCGAAGACGCGGCGCCGCCGCGCGAAGTGGCCGACGCCTTCGACGAAGTGCAGCGTGCCGAGCAGGACGAGGACCGCTTCGTGCAGGAAGCCAACCAGTACGCCAACCAGAAGCTGGGTGCCGCACGTGGTCAGGCAGCACAGATCATCGAAGAGGCAAACGCCTACAAATCTCGTGTCGTCAACGAGGCAGAGGGTGAGGCACAGCGCTTCATTTCCATCTACGATCAATATCGCACGGCACCTGACGTGACCCGCCAGCGCATGTTCCTGGAAACGATGGAACAGGTCCTGAAGGGGTCCAACAAGGTCATCATCGACGAAAAACAGGGTGTGGTGCCTTATCTGCCTCTGAACGAGATCATGCGCGGCAATCCGGGCGCGGCACAGCAGGGAGGCAACTGA
- a CDS encoding dihydrofolate reductase — translation MSEPRITIIVAVSENGVIGRDLDMPWKLSTDLKRFKAMTMGKPLIMGRKTFLSVGERPLPGRPHIIVSRNADYRPDGVDVVSSLEDALALGKSKAAELGVDEVFVAGGGEIYRQAMPFADQLSVTHVAVKLDGDTFFPEIDPAVFEKIEENAVPAGEKDNYPVLFTTYLRRAASK, via the coding sequence ATGAGCGAGCCGCGCATCACCATCATCGTCGCGGTGTCGGAAAACGGCGTTATCGGCCGCGACCTCGATATGCCTTGGAAGCTTTCCACTGACCTCAAGCGCTTCAAGGCGATGACGATGGGCAAACCGCTCATCATGGGCAGGAAGACATTTCTCTCGGTGGGCGAGCGTCCCTTGCCGGGCCGGCCGCACATCATCGTCAGCCGAAATGCCGATTACAGGCCCGATGGCGTGGATGTCGTGTCGTCGCTTGAAGATGCCCTCGCGCTTGGCAAAAGCAAGGCTGCAGAACTGGGTGTGGACGAGGTTTTCGTGGCCGGTGGCGGGGAAATCTACCGTCAGGCCATGCCGTTTGCCGATCAACTTTCCGTCACCCATGTGGCCGTAAAGCTTGATGGCGACACTTTTTTTCCGGAAATCGATCCCGCCGTCTTTGAAAAAATCGAGGAAAATGCCGTTCCCGCCGGGGAAAAGGACAATTATCCGGTTCTGTTCACCACTTATTTGCGCAGAGCCGCGTCAAAGTGA